aggattttaaaattagTTGTTGAACTGTGTCTAATCATCTTatgaacaactgggccctgctTTATAATTATAAGTAACAGGATGAACTAATCTGTAGCATACTGTATGGTTTTCAAGTATAATGACTTTATAATACATCAGAGAGGGGGCAAAAAATCCCAAGTGataagaaattaaataaaaacttcTGTGACATATTTCTGCCAACATGGAATAAGTGAGTTAAAAACCTTATGCTAATTGCTGTAAGTTAACCGCAACCACTGCACAAGACTTAAATGGGCTATGCTACAAACTCTGTTTACTTTTAATTTATTACACATATTTTCCCATCGTAATCAATTCCAGTATAAGTACATTATTATTCTGTGCATAATAAAGTAATACTTCAAATACGTTCTGATCTAATTAGCCTTAAAGTCTGTTTCATCTTTCACCAAGTTAACTGATAAATCTCTTCACTATTACCGGGTACTTGCACATAGCCCTGATCACAGTAAGACaggatatatatgtaatgcCTGAAGATGGCCGTTAGGCCcgaaaataacaattttatatgAAGTTTATATGTGAAACACAGTTGTCATGTTGATTCTATTTTTtcaagtatatgtatataaatgatgcAAAGCTTAATTATCAGTGCTTATAGAATGTAGAATGTAAACGATGCATTGTtgactaatatacatgtatatagcatgCGTTGTAATAAAATCCTAAAAATATCCTTCTATCGTATCACTAGATCTGTTAACTGGtcacaaaatacaatttttgtataatatacattatcCACATAGTTAAAAATACAcgaaaaataaataacacacAGTTAAAAACATCAGTACCTTTCAGTTTAAAACTGATTTCACTTTCACAAATAATATTAGCTTACATCCCCATCGTAACAACCTCGAGcacccaaaaacaaaaaacaaatctCTCATGATAGTAACAATACAGAATAAATAATCGGTGCTTATAATCCTGACTTTGTCAGCGGAATTTAGGTACAAAGAAAGctcatttcataaaacatttttcaatatattccTTAAATTGGAATACTCTATACTGGGAAAGTTCTCCAACATTTAATTGTTGCCATTTTCATCAAATAAGAAGACAGAAAATTTAGCATCTCAAAAGAATATAGTGTTCCCTGGTATAAGTTCCCTCATCTACTTTACTAAGGCAAAAGCATCACATCTATTTTTGTTCGATTTTAAAGTACAAACTTCAGGTGCATTAATTATAAACTTCAGGTGCATTAATTTACACTTGTTACAAATAATTACATCTAATTGTccttatttataattattttcaacTTGAACTATACAACTTTTATCTACTGTGAATGAGAATGACCTCAACAAACATGTCAATTGTGACACTAGAGGCTAAAAAATTTGCTTGTTTCCagtcaattttgaaaaatgtctGGCAGGAAGGTAACTAAAACCTTAATTTGTAACAAATATCAAGATTATTTAGGATGGTGATCTTAATTTTAACAGTGCatataataataagaaaaaattGTGAAAGAAAGTTTAGGTAAGCCACAAAAAAATTTGGGTCTGTAGGTTAAtggaaaacaacaaaatttttTTGCTTTGCCTTAAAGCTCAGTTGGATTTACTCTTTCGTTGACAAGGTTCTCTGCTGGAAGTACTCGacatgtaaaaataatatcatccaatgatttttttaaaacagttGTGAGTGATTTTGTTAGAGATCCTGAAGATACCAAGGGAATCTCTTCAGATAACAGTCATGGTAACATGCTGGTACTATAGTCATAGGCCTAATGAAATGGATAGGATCAGATCTGCACCATCACTATAGCAAGCTGAAGCTTAAGTTCTATACATACAAGTAACTTGACTAGAATGTTGAACTTGCATGTATATTTCTTGCCAAAAAATGATGGACGAGAGATGCAAAAAGTGTATGTTGTGTTTGAAAGGCATCATCTGCTTGTTTGAATTCACATCAGTGGTCCAGATTGGATAACAGTTTTTATGAATGACCTTGGGAATGGCCAGAGGTCAGATTGTATTGCGACAAGAGCTTTCCATTTGAATCACAACACCATGAAAAGTATTACAACAATAAGTAACACACCTAGGAGAACAAATATTGCACACCACTGTCGTTTATCTGAAACAGAACAGAACGAATATCAGAAAAATTTAATAAGTAGGGAGAATATCAGAACAATGTACAAAGTACAAGGTATAATATGGTGTTATGTACCTAACATCCAACATTGATACCAGGTATAATATGGTGTTAAGTATCTAACATCAGACATTGATACCAGGTATAATATGGTGTTAAGTATCTACCATCAGACAATGATACCAGGTATAATATGGTGTTAAGTACCTACCATCAGACGTTGATACCAGGTATTATATGGTGTTAAGTACCTAACATCACACATTGATACCAGGTATAATATGGTGTTAAGTACCTTACATCACACATTGATACCAGGTATAATATGGTGTTAAGTACCTAACATCAGACAATGATACCAGGTATAATATGGTGTTAAGTACCTACCATCAGACATTGATACCAGGTATTATATGGTGTTAAGTACCTAACATCACACATTGATACCAGGTATAATATGGTGTTAAGTACCTTACATCACACATTGATACCAGGTATAATATGGTGTTAAGTACCTAACATCAGACAATGATACCAGGTATAATATGGTGTTAATTACCTTACATCACACATTGATCCCAGGTATAATATGGTGTTAATTACCCACCATTAGACAATGATACCAGGTATAATATGGTGTTAAGTACCTTACATCAGACAATGATACCAGGTATAATATGGTGTTAAGTACCTAACATCACACATTGATACCAGGTATAATATGGTGTTAAGTACCTACCATCACACATTGATACCAGGTATAATATGGTGTTAAGTACCTACCATCAGACATTGATACCAGGTATAATATGGTGTTTAGTACCTACCATCAGACATTGATACCAGGTATAATATGGTGTTAAGTACCTACCATCAAACATTGATACCAGGTATAATATGGTGTTAAGTACCTACCATCAGACATTGATACCAGGTATAGTATGGTGTTTAGTACCTACCATCAGACATTGATACCAGGTATTATATGGTGTTAAGTTCCTACCATCAGACATTGATACCAGGTATAATATGGTGTTAAGTATCTACCATCAGACAATGATACCAGGTATAATATGGTGTTAAGTACCTTACATCACACATTGATACCAGGTATAATATGGTGTTAAGTACCTAACATCAGACAATGATACCAGGTATAATATGGTGTTTAGTACCTACCATCAGACATTGATACCAGGTATAATATGGTGTTTAGTACCTACCATCAGACATTGATACCAGGTATAATATGGTGTTAAGTACCTAACATCAGACAATGATACCAGGTATAATATGGTGTTTAGTACCTACCATCAGACAATGATACCAGGTATAATATGGTGTTAATTACCTACCATCAGACATTGATACCAGGTATAATATGGTGTTAATTACCTTACATCACACATTGATACCAGGTATAATATGGTGTTAAGTACCTACCATCAGACATTGATACCAGGTATAATATGGTGTTTAGTACCTACCATCAGACAATGATACCAGGTATAATATGGTGTTAATTACCTACCATCAGACATTGATACCAGGTATAATATGGTGTTAATTACCTTACATCACACATTGATACCAGGTATAATATGGTGTTAAGTACCTACCATCAGACATTGATACCAGGTATAATATGGTGTTAAGTACCTACCATCAGACAATGATACCAGGTATAATATGGTGTTAAGTATCTACCATCACACATTGATACCAGGTATAATATGGTGTTAAGTATCCTACCATCAGACATTGATACCAGGTATAATATGGTGTTAAGTACCTACCATCAGACACTGATACCAGGTATAATATGGTGTTAAGTACCTACCATCAGACAATGATACCAGGTATAATATGGTGTTAAGTACCTAACATCACACATTGATACCAGGTATAATATGGTGTTAAGTACCTACCATCAGACATtgataccaggtatatatggtGTTAAGTACCTACATCAGACATTGATACCAGGTATAATATGGTGTTAAGTACTCTACATCAGACAATTGATACCAGGTATAATATGGTGTTAAGTACCTACCATCAGACATTGATACCAGGTATAATATGGTGTTAAGTATCTACCATCAGACAATGATACCAGGTATAATATGGTGTTAAGTACCTACCATCAGACATTGATACCAGGTATAATATGGTGTTAAGTACCTACCATCAGACATTGATACCAGGCAGGTATAATATGGTGTTAAGTATCTACCATTAGACATTGATACAAGGTATCATATGGTGTTTAAGTACCTACCATCAGACATTGATACCAGGCAGGTATAATATGGTGTTAAGTATCTACCATTAGACATTGATACAAGGTATCATATGGTGTTTAAGTACCTACCATCAGACATTGATACCAGGCAGGTATAATATGGTGTTAAGCATCTACCATCAGACAATGATACCAGGTATGATATGGTGTTAAGTACCTACCATCAGACATTGATACCAGGTATAATATGGTGTTAAGTATCTACCATTAGACATTGATACAAGGTATCATATGGTGTTTAAGTACCTACCATCAGACATTGATACCAGGCAGGTATAATATGGTGTTAAGTATCTACCATTAGACATTGATACAAGGTATCATATGGTGTTTAAGTACCTACCATCAGACATTGATACCAGGCAGGTATAATATGGTGTTAAGCATCTACCATCAGACAATGATACCAGGTATGATATGGTGTTAAGTACCTACCATCAAACATTGATACCAGGTATAATATGGTGTTAAGTACCTACCATTAGACAATGATACAAGGTATTATATGGTGTTAAGTACCTACCATTAGACATGTGTAAAACCTTAGCCATCTTTTTCATTGTTGCATCCATCTTAGATTCTGTTGTATCCATCTGGTGCCCAAAATCATCTAGCATGCTGTCAGAGGAAACACAGTGGCTTTGTATTTactatattcttttttttttaaataacagaCACTACTTCTCAAAAAATCGTCCATGTATATATTCCTCTTTTCATCACAAATAATTAATACATGACAATGCTCTCAATGATGGTGCCATTATactattttattgtatttaatatcGTTTATGAAActtgtttcatttgtttatgaTATCCCTATATTTTATCAGGATAAAATGCACAGTGGAGATTTCAAATAAAAGAAACCGGACTTCCTGTAGAAGTTTATATTACTGTATAAGCATATATAGGTAGGGAGATTGAATAAAGAGAACAGATACAAGCATATAATTGGAGTGTTCAATTCATACAAGCTGGGTTACatcatacatatgtacttacatATTCTGTTCCTCTAGTTCGTTGCCTATTTGGTGACTCATGTTTTTCAGCACACCAACACTGGTACCTATCTTGTCTAACTGGTCGTCCTGAGATTCTATCAGGAGCTAAAAACAACAGTTTAATACTTCATTATCTTCCTGAGATTCTATCAGGAGCAAAAAACAACAGTTTGATACTTCAATATCATCCTGAGATTCTATCAGGAGCAAAAAACAACAGTTTGATACTTCATTATCATCCTGAAATTCTCTAAGCAGCCAAAAACAACAGTTTAATACTTCATTATCATCCTGAGATTCTATCAGGAACAAAAAACAACagtttaatatttcattatcatcCTGAGATTCTATCAGGAACAAAAAACAACAGTTTAATACTTCAATATCATCCTGAGATTCAATCAGGAGCtaaaaacaacagtaatactTCAATATCATCCAGAGATTCTATCAGGAGCTAAAAACAACAGTTTTATACTTCAGTATCATCCTGAGATTCCATCAGGAGCTAAAAACAACAGTTTAATACTTCAGTGTTTACAcaactgtatatttatatattttatacttcaGTTACATATGACATGCTTCTGAGCTTAACATCTACAATTTTTCAGTGTAAGAAGAACAGCATCTATCAAGATTCagtttattgaaataaaagagTGACTCTATTTGCCATTTAAAATTGTGTACAATGAATATTCTAAATAGTGTCATTTGAATTGaatttcttgttttgtataaTGTTGTATTACCTGCTGTTGTTGGGAAGTATCATCAATAAACCTCTGGTTGGCTTGCTCCATATCCTGGTCAAGTTTGGTGTAACGGTCATATTGTTTACCAGCACCATTGGATATTAATGCCTAAAAAgcacacagatatataataataaaatctaAACAAAAATACAGTAACTTATATGATGAAATATAATCATGaaatctaaataaatatacCCAGTACTATAATTTGTATagtgaaatataattatagaatctaaacaaaaatacagatgTACTATAATTTGTATAGTGAAATATAATAAAGAAATCTAAACAAAATACTGTAATATGCATTGTgaaacataataataaaattcGAAAAAAATACTATATGGTGAAATATAACCATACAATCTCAACAAAAATGCTGTAATTTGTATGGTGAAATACAGTCATGAAATCTAAACAAAAATACTCTAATTGTGAATCACTGAACAAAAATACTATAAATGTTCACCATATACACATTATGTACAATACATATACCGTgtacatatgtactatataatCATATTAGAAGTTAATACATGCATTCCCTTGCTTTTGGTTCACCAAGACAAGGTTCTAATTTAAAAATTGCtataatttcaaaaaagaaTCTTACAGAATACATTAATTTCATGTTTCGATTCTATTTTTATTCTACACAATTTCATAAACTTAAGATAGTCATGATTGCCTGAACACTAGTAGGACATTCAATTTTACCTGTCGAGGACCCAGATCTTCCTTTGGTTTAGCTTTGGGACTGGTTAAGTGGGATTTCATTTGCTGGAGAGGgtaaaaaataacatttgtattggTTTGTTATGCATTATAATATGAATGAGTGAAATTCAATAACCAAATCAATAAAAATTCACAACTTCACTTCTACAACAAtctctctgttgtttttgttgccTAGGCTACAGCATTTTGATATGCAGGTTTTATATATATGCAACCATTCATATTTTAggttgtaaatatatttcagcATCAAATTTCATTGATACAATTTAAAACAGTTCTTAAAAAAAGTTTATACTGATATTAAGTAACAAGACAATTTGTATATTCTGATAAGTCCAGACCAACATCAGCATGAACAGG
The window above is part of the Pecten maximus chromosome 2, xPecMax1.1, whole genome shotgun sequence genome. Proteins encoded here:
- the LOC117321851 gene encoding syntaxin-6-like; this translates as MSLEDPFFVVRDEVQKAVQSSRNLYERWCELLDNPKSVSKEEYDWTTNELRNSLRSIEWDLEDLEETVGIVEKNPKKFKIDTSELLDRRAFIDRTKSAVQQMKSHLTSPKAKPKEDLGPRQALISNGAGKQYDRYTKLDQDMEQANQRFIDDTSQQQQLLIESQDDQLDKIGTSVGVLKNMSHQIGNELEEQNIMLDDFGHQMDTTESKMDATMKKMAKVLHMSNDKRQWCAIFVLLGVLLIVVILFMVL